The Odocoileus virginianus isolate 20LAN1187 ecotype Illinois chromosome 3, Ovbor_1.2, whole genome shotgun sequence genome includes a window with the following:
- the BRD4 gene encoding bromodomain-containing protein 4 isoform X2, translating to MNHHQPHQRPVFIQRRLPGEECDGISSMSAESGPGTRLRNLPVMGDGLETTQMSTTQAQAQPQQANTASTNPPPPETSNPNKPKRQTNQLQYLLKVVLKTLWKHQFAWPFQQPVDAVKLNLPDYYKIIKTPMDMGTIKKRLENNYYWNAQECIQDFNTMFTNCYIYNKPGDDIVLMAEALEKLFLQKINELPTEETEIVIVQAKGRGRGRKEAGTAKPGVSAVPNTTQAATPPQTQTPQQNPPPVQATPHPFPAVTPDLIVQAPVMTVVPAQPLQTPPPVPPQPLPPPAPAPQPVQSHPPIIAATPQPVKTKKGVKRKADTTTPTTIDPIHEPPSLPPEPKTAKLGPRRESSRPVKPPKKDVPDSQQHPAPDKSSKVSEQLKCCSGILKEMFAKKHAAYAWPFYKPVDVEALGLHDYCDIIKHPMDMSTIKSKLEAREYRDAQEFGADVRLMFSNCYKYNPPDHEVVAMARKLQDVFEMRFAKMPDEPEEPAAAVSSPAVPPPTKVVAAPSSSDSSSDSSSDSDSSTDDSEEERAQRLAELQEQLKAVHEQLAALSQPQQNKPKKKEKDKKEKKKEKHKKKEEVEENKKSKAKELPPKKTKKNNSSNSSTSKKEPAPLKSKPPPAYESEEEDKCKPMSYEEKRQLSLDINKLPGEKLGRVVHIIQSREPSLKNSNPDEIEIDFETLKPSTLRELERYVTSCLRKKRKPQAEKVDVIAGSSKMKGFSSSESESTSESSSSDSEDSETEMAPKSKKKGHPGREQKKHHHHHHQQMQQAAAPVPPPPPPPPQQPPPPPPPQQQPPPQPPAPPPPPSMPQQAASAMKSSPPPFIAAQVPVLEPQLPGSVFDPIGHFTQPILHLPQPELPPHLPQPAEHSTPPHLNQHSVVSPPALHNALPQQPSRPSNRAAALPPKASRPPAVSPALAQPPLLPQPPMAQPPQVLLQEDEEPPAPPLTSMQMQLYLQQLQKVQPPTPLLPSVKVQSQPPPPLPPPPHPSVQQQLQQQQQPPPPPPQPQPPPQQQHQPPPRPVHMQPMQFPAHIQQPPPPPGQQPPHPPAGQQPPPPQPAKPQQVIQHHPSPRHHKSDPYSTGHLREAPSPLMIHSPQMPQFQSLTHQSPPQQNVQPKKQELRAASVVQPQPLVVVKEEKIHSPIIRSEPFSPSLRPEPPKHPESIKAPVHLPQRPEMKPVDVGRPVIRPPEQNAPPPGAPDKDKQKQEPKTPVAPKKDLKIKNMGSWASLVQKHPTTPSSTAKSSSDSFEQFRRAAREKEEREKALKAQAEHAEKEKERLRQERMRSREDEDALEQARRAHEEARRRQEQQQQRQEQQQQQQQAAAVAAATAPQARSSQPQSMLDQQRELARKQEQERRRREAMAATIDMNFQSDLLSIFEENLF from the exons GATTACTATAAGATCATTAAAACACCTATGGATATGGGAACAATAAAGAAGCGCTTGGAAAACAACTATTACTGGAATGCTCAGGAATGTATCCAGGACTTCAACACTATGTTTACAAATTGTTACATCTACAACAAG CCTGGAGATGACATAGTCTTAATGGCAGAAGCTCTGGAGAAGCTTTTCTTGCAAAAAATCAACGAACTGCCCACTGAAGAAACCGAGATTGTGATAGTCCAGGCGAAAGGACGAGGACGCGGGAGGAAAGAAGCAG ggacagcaaagcctggcgtCTCTGCGGTACCGAACACGACGCAAGCGGCAACTCCTCCGCAAACCCAGACCCCTCAGCAGAATCCTCCACCTGTGCAGGCCACACCTCACCCCTTCCCTGCCGTCACCCCAGACCTCATCGTCCAGGCCCCTGTCATGACCGTGGTACCGGCCCAGCCGCTGCAGACGCCCCCGCCAGTGCCCCCCCAGCCACTGCCCCCCCCTGCACCAGCCCCCCAGCCCGTGCAGAGCCACCCGCCCATCATTGCAGCCACCCCGCAGCCTGTGAAG ACAAAGAAGGGGGTTAAGAGGAAAGCGGATACCACCACCCCTACCACCATCGACCCCATTCATGAGCCGCCCTCACTGCCCCCGGAGCCCAAGACCGCCAAGCTGGGCCCCCGGCGGGAGAGCAGCCGGCCTGTTAAACCCCCGAAGAAGGATGTGCCTGACTCGCAGCAGCACCCGGCGCCAGATAAGAGCAGCAAGGTCTCAGAGCAGCTCAAGTGCTGTAGTGGCATCCTTAAGGAGATGTTCGCCAAGAAGCACGCTGCTTACGCCTGGCCCTTCTACAAGCCCGTGGACGTGGAGGCGCTGGGCCTGCATGACTACTGTGACATCATCAAGCACCCCATGGACATGAGCACAATCAAG TCTAAACTGGAGGCCCGTGAGTACCGTGATGCTCAGGAGTTTGGTGCCGACGTCCGATTGATGTTCTCTAACTGCTACAAGTACAACCCTCCTGACCATGAGGTGGTGGCCATGGCCCGCAAGCTCCAG GATGTGTTCGAGATGCGCTTTGCCAAGATGCCGGACGAGCCCGAGGAGCCTGCTGCAGCCGTGTCCTCCCCGGCAGTGCCGCCTCCCACCAAGGTTGTTGCCGCGCCATCCTCCAGTGACAGCAGCAGTGACAGCTCCTCAGACAGTGACAGCTCCACCGACGACTCAGAGGAGGAGCGGGCCCAGCGGCTGGCCGAGCTGCAGGAGCAG CTCAAAGCCGTGCACGAGCAGcttgcagcgctttcacagcccCAGCAgaacaaaccaaagaaaaaggagaaagacaaaaaggaaaagaaaaaagaaaagcacaaaaagaaagaggaagtggaggagaataagaaaagcaaagccaAGGAACTTCCTCCCAAAAAGACCAAGAAAAATAACAGCAGTAACAGCAGCACGAG CAAGAAGGAGCCAGCACCCTTGAAGAGCAAGCCCCCTCCCGCATATGAGTCGGAGGAAGAGGACAAGTGCAAGCCCATGTCATACGAGGAGAAGCGGCAGCTGAGCCTGGACATCAACAAGCTGCCTGGCGAGAAGCTGGGCCGCGTGGTGCACATCATTCAGTCACGGGAGCCCTCCCTCAAGAACTCCAACCCCGATGAGATCGAGATCGACTTCGAGACCCTGAAGCCATCCACCCTGCGTGAGCTGGAGCGCTATGTCACCTCCTGCTTGCGGAAGAAGAGGAAACCTCAAG CTGAGAAAGTTGATGTGATCGCTGGCTCCTCCAAGATGAAGGGCTTCTCGTCCTCAGAGTCGGAGAGCACCAGCGAGTCCAGCTCCTCTGACAGTGAAGACTCTGAAACAG AGATGGCTCCGAAGTCCAAAAAGAAGGGGCACCCTGGGAGGGAGCAGAAGAAG caccaccaccaccaccatcagcagATGCAGCAGGCCGCGGCCCCTGTgcccccgccgccgccaccgccgccccagcagcccccgccgccgccgccgccccagcAGCAGCCACCGCCgcagcccccggccccgcccccgcccccgtccATGCCGCAGCAGGCGGCCTCTGCGATGAAGTCCTCGCCTCCGCCCTTCATCGCCGCCCAGGTGCCTGTGCTGGAGCCCCAGCTTCCAGGCAGCGTCTTCGACCCTATTGGCCACTTCACCCAGCCCATCCTGCACCTGCCGCAGCCTGAGCTGCCCCCTCACCTGCCCCAGCCTGCTGAGCACAGCACTCCGCCTCATCTCAACCAGCACTCGGTGGTGTCTCCTCCAG CTTTGCACAACGCGCTGCCTCAGCAGCCATCACGACCCAGTAACCGAGCTGCCGCCCTGCCCCCCAAGGCTTCCCGTCCCCCCGCTGTGTCACCCGCCCTGGCCCAGCCACCCCTCCTCCCGCAGCCCCCCATGGCTCAGCCCCCCCAAGTGCTGCTGCAGGAGGACGAAGAGCCGCCtgccccacccctcacctccatGCAGATGCAGCTCTACCTGCAGCAGCTGCAGAAGGTGCAGCCCCCCACGCCACTACTCCCTTCCGTGAAGGTGcagtcccagcccccaccccccctgccgccccctccccacccctctgtgcagcagcagctgcagcagcagcagcagccgcccccgccgccaccccagccccagcccccaccccagcagcagcaccagccccCCCCACGGCCCGTGCACATGCAGCCCATGCAGTTCCCCGCCCACATCCAgcagcccccgccgccccccggcCAGCAGCCACCCCACCCACCCGCAGGCCAGCAGCCACCCCCGCCGCAGCCTGCCAAGCCCCAGCAAGTCATCCAGCACCACCCTTCACCCCGGCACCACAAGTCGGACCCCTACTCCACTG GTCACCTCCGTGAAGCCCCCTCCCCGCTTATGATACATTCCCCCCAGATGCCACAGTTCCAGAGCCTGACCCACCAGTCGCCACCCCAGCAAAATGTCCAGCCTAAAAAGCAG GAGCTCCGCGCGGCCTCCGtggtccagccccagcccctggtggtggtgaaggaggagaagatCCACTCACCCATCATCCGCAGTGAGCCCTTCAGCCCCTCACTGCGGCCGGAGCCCCCCAAGCACCCGGAGAGCATCAAGGCCCCCGTCCACTTGCCCCAGC GGCCTGAGATGAAGCCTGTGGATGTCGGGAGGCCTGTCATTCGGCCCCCTGAGCAGAATGCACCCCCACCAGGGGCCCCAGACAAGGACAAACAGAAACAGGAGCCGAAGACGCCAGTTGCACCCAAAAAG GACCTAAAGATCAAGAACATGGGCTCCTGGGCGAGCCTGGTGCAGAAGCATCCCACCACCCCGTCCTCCACAGCCAAGTCCTCAAGTGACAGCTTTGAGCAGTTCCGCCGTGCCGCCCGGGAGAAGGAGGAGCGCGAGAAGGCCTTGAAGGCGCAGGCTGAGCAcgcagagaaggagaaggagcgGCTGCGGCAGGAGCGCATGAG GAGCCGGGAGGATGAGGATGCTCTGGAGCAGGCCCGGCGAGCCCATGAGGAGGCACGGCGGcgccaggagcagcagcagcagcgccaggagcagcagcagcagcagcaacaggcagCTGCCGTAGCTGCCGCCACCGCCCCCCAGGCCCGGAGCTCCCAGCCCCAGTCCATGCTGGACCAGCAGAGAGAGCTGGCCCGGAAGCAGGAGCAGGAGCGAAGGCGCCGGGAAGCG atGGCAGCTACTATTGACATGAATTTCCAGAGTGATCTGTTgtcaatatttgaagaaaatcttTTCTGA
- the BRD4 gene encoding bromodomain-containing protein 4 isoform X1 codes for MNHHQPHQRPVFIQRRLPGEECDGISSMSAESGPGTRLRNLPVMGDGLETTQMSTTQAQAQPQQANTASTNPPPPETSNPNKPKRQTNQLQYLLKVVLKTLWKHQFAWPFQQPVDAVKLNLPDYYKIIKTPMDMGTIKKRLENNYYWNAQECIQDFNTMFTNCYIYNKPGDDIVLMAEALEKLFLQKINELPTEETEIVIVQAKGRGRGRKEAGTAKPGVSAVPNTTQAATPPQTQTPQQNPPPVQATPHPFPAVTPDLIVQAPVMTVVPAQPLQTPPPVPPQPLPPPAPAPQPVQSHPPIIAATPQPVKTKKGVKRKADTTTPTTIDPIHEPPSLPPEPKTAKLGPRRESSRPVKPPKKDVPDSQQHPAPDKSSKVSEQLKCCSGILKEMFAKKHAAYAWPFYKPVDVEALGLHDYCDIIKHPMDMSTIKSKLEAREYRDAQEFGADVRLMFSNCYKYNPPDHEVVAMARKLQDVFEMRFAKMPDEPEEPAAAVSSPAVPPPTKVVAAPSSSDSSSDSSSDSDSSTDDSEEERAQRLAELQEQLKAVHEQLAALSQPQQNKPKKKEKDKKEKKKEKHKKKEEVEENKKSKAKELPPKKTKKNNSSNSSTRDPFLMVSASPLRSKKEPAPLKSKPPPAYESEEEDKCKPMSYEEKRQLSLDINKLPGEKLGRVVHIIQSREPSLKNSNPDEIEIDFETLKPSTLRELERYVTSCLRKKRKPQAEKVDVIAGSSKMKGFSSSESESTSESSSSDSEDSETEMAPKSKKKGHPGREQKKHHHHHHQQMQQAAAPVPPPPPPPPQQPPPPPPPQQQPPPQPPAPPPPPSMPQQAASAMKSSPPPFIAAQVPVLEPQLPGSVFDPIGHFTQPILHLPQPELPPHLPQPAEHSTPPHLNQHSVVSPPALHNALPQQPSRPSNRAAALPPKASRPPAVSPALAQPPLLPQPPMAQPPQVLLQEDEEPPAPPLTSMQMQLYLQQLQKVQPPTPLLPSVKVQSQPPPPLPPPPHPSVQQQLQQQQQPPPPPPQPQPPPQQQHQPPPRPVHMQPMQFPAHIQQPPPPPGQQPPHPPAGQQPPPPQPAKPQQVIQHHPSPRHHKSDPYSTGHLREAPSPLMIHSPQMPQFQSLTHQSPPQQNVQPKKQELRAASVVQPQPLVVVKEEKIHSPIIRSEPFSPSLRPEPPKHPESIKAPVHLPQRPEMKPVDVGRPVIRPPEQNAPPPGAPDKDKQKQEPKTPVAPKKDLKIKNMGSWASLVQKHPTTPSSTAKSSSDSFEQFRRAAREKEEREKALKAQAEHAEKEKERLRQERMRSREDEDALEQARRAHEEARRRQEQQQQRQEQQQQQQQAAAVAAATAPQARSSQPQSMLDQQRELARKQEQERRRREAMAATIDMNFQSDLLSIFEENLF; via the exons GATTACTATAAGATCATTAAAACACCTATGGATATGGGAACAATAAAGAAGCGCTTGGAAAACAACTATTACTGGAATGCTCAGGAATGTATCCAGGACTTCAACACTATGTTTACAAATTGTTACATCTACAACAAG CCTGGAGATGACATAGTCTTAATGGCAGAAGCTCTGGAGAAGCTTTTCTTGCAAAAAATCAACGAACTGCCCACTGAAGAAACCGAGATTGTGATAGTCCAGGCGAAAGGACGAGGACGCGGGAGGAAAGAAGCAG ggacagcaaagcctggcgtCTCTGCGGTACCGAACACGACGCAAGCGGCAACTCCTCCGCAAACCCAGACCCCTCAGCAGAATCCTCCACCTGTGCAGGCCACACCTCACCCCTTCCCTGCCGTCACCCCAGACCTCATCGTCCAGGCCCCTGTCATGACCGTGGTACCGGCCCAGCCGCTGCAGACGCCCCCGCCAGTGCCCCCCCAGCCACTGCCCCCCCCTGCACCAGCCCCCCAGCCCGTGCAGAGCCACCCGCCCATCATTGCAGCCACCCCGCAGCCTGTGAAG ACAAAGAAGGGGGTTAAGAGGAAAGCGGATACCACCACCCCTACCACCATCGACCCCATTCATGAGCCGCCCTCACTGCCCCCGGAGCCCAAGACCGCCAAGCTGGGCCCCCGGCGGGAGAGCAGCCGGCCTGTTAAACCCCCGAAGAAGGATGTGCCTGACTCGCAGCAGCACCCGGCGCCAGATAAGAGCAGCAAGGTCTCAGAGCAGCTCAAGTGCTGTAGTGGCATCCTTAAGGAGATGTTCGCCAAGAAGCACGCTGCTTACGCCTGGCCCTTCTACAAGCCCGTGGACGTGGAGGCGCTGGGCCTGCATGACTACTGTGACATCATCAAGCACCCCATGGACATGAGCACAATCAAG TCTAAACTGGAGGCCCGTGAGTACCGTGATGCTCAGGAGTTTGGTGCCGACGTCCGATTGATGTTCTCTAACTGCTACAAGTACAACCCTCCTGACCATGAGGTGGTGGCCATGGCCCGCAAGCTCCAG GATGTGTTCGAGATGCGCTTTGCCAAGATGCCGGACGAGCCCGAGGAGCCTGCTGCAGCCGTGTCCTCCCCGGCAGTGCCGCCTCCCACCAAGGTTGTTGCCGCGCCATCCTCCAGTGACAGCAGCAGTGACAGCTCCTCAGACAGTGACAGCTCCACCGACGACTCAGAGGAGGAGCGGGCCCAGCGGCTGGCCGAGCTGCAGGAGCAG CTCAAAGCCGTGCACGAGCAGcttgcagcgctttcacagcccCAGCAgaacaaaccaaagaaaaaggagaaagacaaaaaggaaaagaaaaaagaaaagcacaaaaagaaagaggaagtggaggagaataagaaaagcaaagccaAGGAACTTCCTCCCAAAAAGACCAAGAAAAATAACAGCAGTAACAGCAGCACGAG GGACCCATTCCTAATGGTATCTGCATCACCCCTTCGCAGCAAGAAGGAGCCAGCACCCTTGAAGAGCAAGCCCCCTCCCGCATATGAGTCGGAGGAAGAGGACAAGTGCAAGCCCATGTCATACGAGGAGAAGCGGCAGCTGAGCCTGGACATCAACAAGCTGCCTGGCGAGAAGCTGGGCCGCGTGGTGCACATCATTCAGTCACGGGAGCCCTCCCTCAAGAACTCCAACCCCGATGAGATCGAGATCGACTTCGAGACCCTGAAGCCATCCACCCTGCGTGAGCTGGAGCGCTATGTCACCTCCTGCTTGCGGAAGAAGAGGAAACCTCAAG CTGAGAAAGTTGATGTGATCGCTGGCTCCTCCAAGATGAAGGGCTTCTCGTCCTCAGAGTCGGAGAGCACCAGCGAGTCCAGCTCCTCTGACAGTGAAGACTCTGAAACAG AGATGGCTCCGAAGTCCAAAAAGAAGGGGCACCCTGGGAGGGAGCAGAAGAAG caccaccaccaccaccatcagcagATGCAGCAGGCCGCGGCCCCTGTgcccccgccgccgccaccgccgccccagcagcccccgccgccgccgccgccccagcAGCAGCCACCGCCgcagcccccggccccgcccccgcccccgtccATGCCGCAGCAGGCGGCCTCTGCGATGAAGTCCTCGCCTCCGCCCTTCATCGCCGCCCAGGTGCCTGTGCTGGAGCCCCAGCTTCCAGGCAGCGTCTTCGACCCTATTGGCCACTTCACCCAGCCCATCCTGCACCTGCCGCAGCCTGAGCTGCCCCCTCACCTGCCCCAGCCTGCTGAGCACAGCACTCCGCCTCATCTCAACCAGCACTCGGTGGTGTCTCCTCCAG CTTTGCACAACGCGCTGCCTCAGCAGCCATCACGACCCAGTAACCGAGCTGCCGCCCTGCCCCCCAAGGCTTCCCGTCCCCCCGCTGTGTCACCCGCCCTGGCCCAGCCACCCCTCCTCCCGCAGCCCCCCATGGCTCAGCCCCCCCAAGTGCTGCTGCAGGAGGACGAAGAGCCGCCtgccccacccctcacctccatGCAGATGCAGCTCTACCTGCAGCAGCTGCAGAAGGTGCAGCCCCCCACGCCACTACTCCCTTCCGTGAAGGTGcagtcccagcccccaccccccctgccgccccctccccacccctctgtgcagcagcagctgcagcagcagcagcagccgcccccgccgccaccccagccccagcccccaccccagcagcagcaccagccccCCCCACGGCCCGTGCACATGCAGCCCATGCAGTTCCCCGCCCACATCCAgcagcccccgccgccccccggcCAGCAGCCACCCCACCCACCCGCAGGCCAGCAGCCACCCCCGCCGCAGCCTGCCAAGCCCCAGCAAGTCATCCAGCACCACCCTTCACCCCGGCACCACAAGTCGGACCCCTACTCCACTG GTCACCTCCGTGAAGCCCCCTCCCCGCTTATGATACATTCCCCCCAGATGCCACAGTTCCAGAGCCTGACCCACCAGTCGCCACCCCAGCAAAATGTCCAGCCTAAAAAGCAG GAGCTCCGCGCGGCCTCCGtggtccagccccagcccctggtggtggtgaaggaggagaagatCCACTCACCCATCATCCGCAGTGAGCCCTTCAGCCCCTCACTGCGGCCGGAGCCCCCCAAGCACCCGGAGAGCATCAAGGCCCCCGTCCACTTGCCCCAGC GGCCTGAGATGAAGCCTGTGGATGTCGGGAGGCCTGTCATTCGGCCCCCTGAGCAGAATGCACCCCCACCAGGGGCCCCAGACAAGGACAAACAGAAACAGGAGCCGAAGACGCCAGTTGCACCCAAAAAG GACCTAAAGATCAAGAACATGGGCTCCTGGGCGAGCCTGGTGCAGAAGCATCCCACCACCCCGTCCTCCACAGCCAAGTCCTCAAGTGACAGCTTTGAGCAGTTCCGCCGTGCCGCCCGGGAGAAGGAGGAGCGCGAGAAGGCCTTGAAGGCGCAGGCTGAGCAcgcagagaaggagaaggagcgGCTGCGGCAGGAGCGCATGAG GAGCCGGGAGGATGAGGATGCTCTGGAGCAGGCCCGGCGAGCCCATGAGGAGGCACGGCGGcgccaggagcagcagcagcagcgccaggagcagcagcagcagcagcaacaggcagCTGCCGTAGCTGCCGCCACCGCCCCCCAGGCCCGGAGCTCCCAGCCCCAGTCCATGCTGGACCAGCAGAGAGAGCTGGCCCGGAAGCAGGAGCAGGAGCGAAGGCGCCGGGAAGCG atGGCAGCTACTATTGACATGAATTTCCAGAGTGATCTGTTgtcaatatttgaagaaaatcttTTCTGA
- the EPHX3 gene encoding epoxide hydrolase 3 isoform X1 gives MPELVVTALLAPSRLTLKLLRAFMWSLVFSAALVAAAVYGCIALTHVMCRPRRGFCGRPRHTPPVCLTDPTLGEHCFLILRSSGLRLHYVSAGRGKGPLMLFLHGFPENWFSWRHQLREFQSRFHVVAVDLRGYGSSDAPKDVDCYTIDLLMADIQDVILGLGYSKCILVGHDWGALLAWNFSIYYPSLVERMVVVSAAPMSVYQDYSLHHISQFFRSNYIFLFQLPWLPEKLLSMSDFQILKTTLTHRKRGIPQLTPSELEAFLYDFSQPGGLNGPLNYYRNIFRTFPLEPQELATPTLLLWGEKDPYFEQGLVEAISSRFVPGRLEAHILPGTGHWIPQTNPVEMHQYMWAFLQDLLD, from the exons ATGCCCGAGCTGGTGGTGACGGCGCTACTGGCGCCCTCGCGCCTCACTCTGAAGCTGCTTCGTGCCTTTATGTGGAGCCTCGTGTTCTCGGCGGCGCTGGTGGCTGCAGCTGTCTATGGCTGCATCGCGCTCACGCACGTGATGTGCCGGCCGCGACGCGGCTTTTGCGGGCGCCCCCGGCACACCCCACCGGTCTGCTTGACCGACCCCACGCTGGGAGAGCACTGCTTCCTGATTCTTAGG agctcGGGCCTGCGCTTGCACTATGTCTCTGCTGGACGCGGCAAAGGGCCTCTCATGCTGTTTCTGCATGGCTTCCCTGAGAACTG GTTCTCCTGGCGCCACCAGCTCCGGGAGTTTCAGAGCCGCTTCCACGTGGTGGCTGTGGACCTGCGGGGATACGGCTCCTCCGATGCACCAAAGGATGTGGATTGTTACACCATCGACCTGCTGATGGCAGATATCCAGGATGTCATTCTGGGCCTGG GTTATTCCAAGTGTATTCTCGTGGGCCATGACTGGGGTGCACTCCTAGCCTGGAATTTCTCCATCTACTACCCATCCCTGGTGGAGCGAATGGTAGTGGTCAGTGCTGCCCCCATGTCAGTGTACCAAG ACTACTCTTTGCACCACATCAGCCAGTTCTTCCGTTCCAACTACATTTTCCTGTTCCAGCTTCCCTGGCTGCCTGAGAAGCTGCTATCCATGTCTGACTTCCAG ATCCTTAAGACCACCCTCACCCACCGCAAGAGGGGCATCCCGCAGTTGACCCCCAGTGAACTTGAAGCCTTCCTTTATGACTTCTCACAGCCTGGTGGCCTCAATGGACCCCTCAACTACTATCGAAACATCTTCAG GACCTTCCCCCTGGAGCCCCAGGAGCTGGCCACACCCACACTGCTGCTATGGGGGGAGAAGGACCCCTATTTTGAGCAAGGTCTGGTAGAGGCCATCAGCAGCCGTTTTGTGCCGGGCCGGCTCGAAGCCCACATCCTGCCAGGCACGGGGCACTGGATCCCCCAGACCAATCCTGTGGAAATGCACCAATATATGTGGGCCTTCTTGCAAGACCTGCTGGACTGA
- the EPHX3 gene encoding epoxide hydrolase 3 isoform X2, with translation MPELVVTALLAPSRLTLKLLRAFMWSLVFSAALVAAAVYGCIALTHVMCRPRRGFCGRPRHTPPVCLTDPTLGEHCFLILRSSGLRLHYVSAGRGKGPLMLFLHGFPENWFSWRHQLREFQSRFHVVAVDLRGYGSSDAPKDVDCYTIDLLMADIQDVILGLGYSKCILVGHDWGALLAWNFSIYYPSLVERMVVVSAAPMSVYQDYSLHHISQFFRSNYIFLFQLPWLPEKLLSMSDFQPGGLNGPLNYYRNIFRTFPLEPQELATPTLLLWGEKDPYFEQGLVEAISSRFVPGRLEAHILPGTGHWIPQTNPVEMHQYMWAFLQDLLD, from the exons ATGCCCGAGCTGGTGGTGACGGCGCTACTGGCGCCCTCGCGCCTCACTCTGAAGCTGCTTCGTGCCTTTATGTGGAGCCTCGTGTTCTCGGCGGCGCTGGTGGCTGCAGCTGTCTATGGCTGCATCGCGCTCACGCACGTGATGTGCCGGCCGCGACGCGGCTTTTGCGGGCGCCCCCGGCACACCCCACCGGTCTGCTTGACCGACCCCACGCTGGGAGAGCACTGCTTCCTGATTCTTAGG agctcGGGCCTGCGCTTGCACTATGTCTCTGCTGGACGCGGCAAAGGGCCTCTCATGCTGTTTCTGCATGGCTTCCCTGAGAACTG GTTCTCCTGGCGCCACCAGCTCCGGGAGTTTCAGAGCCGCTTCCACGTGGTGGCTGTGGACCTGCGGGGATACGGCTCCTCCGATGCACCAAAGGATGTGGATTGTTACACCATCGACCTGCTGATGGCAGATATCCAGGATGTCATTCTGGGCCTGG GTTATTCCAAGTGTATTCTCGTGGGCCATGACTGGGGTGCACTCCTAGCCTGGAATTTCTCCATCTACTACCCATCCCTGGTGGAGCGAATGGTAGTGGTCAGTGCTGCCCCCATGTCAGTGTACCAAG ACTACTCTTTGCACCACATCAGCCAGTTCTTCCGTTCCAACTACATTTTCCTGTTCCAGCTTCCCTGGCTGCCTGAGAAGCTGCTATCCATGTCTGACTTCCAG CCTGGTGGCCTCAATGGACCCCTCAACTACTATCGAAACATCTTCAG GACCTTCCCCCTGGAGCCCCAGGAGCTGGCCACACCCACACTGCTGCTATGGGGGGAGAAGGACCCCTATTTTGAGCAAGGTCTGGTAGAGGCCATCAGCAGCCGTTTTGTGCCGGGCCGGCTCGAAGCCCACATCCTGCCAGGCACGGGGCACTGGATCCCCCAGACCAATCCTGTGGAAATGCACCAATATATGTGGGCCTTCTTGCAAGACCTGCTGGACTGA